In Lolium perenne isolate Kyuss_39 chromosome 5, Kyuss_2.0, whole genome shotgun sequence, the sequence tatctaaaaaagacataccggtaaaacctccaatctcgaaaatgcaacaagttgcccgtgcaaaaaccattcttgatgaactagagcttgtcatgagaatgagcacaagctctaaatcatcacatggataagatccaaataacaaccaaggaagatgatgaaccaaactcgaaaacgcaacaagtgatctatgcgaaatccgttttcgatgaactagagcttgtcatgagaataagcacaagctctaaaacatcacatggataaggtccaaataacaaccaagaaagatgatgcaaggatgcaaaggtttgagctctctccgaacgatacgatcgagttactcactcgagagccctcttgatagtacggcaactaaactataaaccggtctccaactacactatgagaccggtgagaaagaaaccctatcaagagcaaaccttatacttgtgcattccacttgagcttgatgacgacgatcttgacctcaacaagatggaacgcctttcttgcttgtgcttgcttgacgaagtcttgtggattgctcccccataatccaccatgggagagcttcttcttcggcgcatcttcacataaccatgaccaccatgtggattgctcccccataatccaccatgggagagcttcttcttcggcgcatcttcacatctccatgatcaccatatggatggcaagactcaagcaaaagatctcttcgagatggctcatcttgaacttgcacttcattcttcattcttcatcatattgatgtcttgaagtaacttgagggctcacttcatcttcatcttcaagacatacttgacacttgatatccttcatcaaattcttcttattgcaaccttgaagccaacatatagttcaagaattgcctatggacaactcctacaaatataactcaaatgcaaacattagtccatatggattgtcattaattaccaaaaccacacatgggggttccATGCACTTTCAAATGTAAAATCACAAAACTCACCACGGGATCCGTCGGGACACATTTCATCGCCTTTCAAGGATTTCTGAAGGCAAAAAAAATCTCATGTCTAGGTCTCGCCGAGGTATATCTAGGATGATTGAAGGCATACAATTCTTATGTCTAGGTCTAGCCAAGGTATATCTAGGATGACTGGGGCAATGACACCCCGATCATACATGATATATGTTTGACTGGAGAAGTGGTTGTTGCACTAGCCAACTCCAGGTGGCAAAGAGCCGACATCGAGGTGCCAAACCTTCCCATTGATGTAAGAGATCCGTTGCGAGATCACAAATCATAAGGGAGTGCACATTGCCATTGACTCTCGATCTCAATATACTCCAACTCATCTATGGCATATGTACGGGGAGACAAACCCGAAGACAACCACTCACACATCACCGTGATATTACCTTCATGGCTTCATACCGGTGAATTAGGGTAATACGCACATCGAGAAAAAAATTAGCTATTAATTTGGCCAACAATATatgagatatatgccacaaaaaatATACCATTGCTGGAAACCGGTACGGAGGTATAGTAGCGATGACCATGGTCATCGTGCAGTGCCAATTGTCTGCCACCACGATGAGGAGTCATGCCCCAGACATGCATCGCGAACCGCTGATCAACCGATGCGAGAGGTCACCACGTCAAAAGGTCACAACACTGCCCAAAGCCCACATGCGCCCTCATTCATAGTAGCCTCATATCGCCTCACCAGTGGCAGCCGGTGGAGGTACTAGACCCGAAATTGTTAAGGCCTTGCTCATTTAGGTGAGATTAGGTATCAAATTCCCCCCATATACTTCAATTTAGTTGACGTGGGGATTAACTGAACACGGCTTAAGCGGGCGGATCTCTCCTTCGATGTGGGCCGTCCATCCAAGATCGCACGGCTAGATTTGCAGGCTACCAATCTGCCCTTGGCTAAGGAGTTGGAAGAAGAAAGAATTCCCATTGTACCCCTGGGTAGCCTCACTTGTCGctcagagcatccccactcgttggcgctccccacgcccaaatccggcgaaattttcgtccggattggaggaagatttggcgtggggaggagtagtttcccagtcgtgtgctccccaagcggcgtttctcggggaaaaagaggatggctcggggaatccggacgaaagaggagacacgtgggcgtgggcggttggtttagcttcatccggagtccccgggagacccccgggaaaccgaggatggcatggggagtccggacgaaaataggctcaaatccggaccaaaacgaggaaccgaGGGCCTGACTGGaccgtttttcgccgtccggatgaaaaaaagtggccgtggggggTTCTGTGGCGAgatgagtggagatgctctcaccACTCGCTCGCTCCCCGCAGCAATTCCCCATTTCCCGCCTCCCCCTTCCCCCATCTCCCGCCTCTTCTCCTCCCTTaaaaccccaaaccctagcccgcccccgcccccgcccccgccACCAGATCGACCCGGCCACACTACCCATGGCGCTCAAGCAGAAAgggagcgccgccgccaccgccgccgacgcCAACAAGCGCCGCCGCGTGGGCTTCGCCGGCATCGGTACCCAACCCCGGCCTTCCCCGCCTCCTCTCCCGATTCGTAGATTTGGTTTCGTTTAggctgcggctgcggctgcggctgGGGGTCCTGCGAGCGAGTGTATTGTTAGATCCCGGGATGCTCTCCCGTAGGCTCGTTGAGGCGGGGTTTGGCGTAGAGGCGCGCGCGGGGGCCACTGATCTGAGCCGGAGGTGGCCTCGACTTGAGGTGTTTCTGCTGCCGGATTCGTGCTCCGTCGGGTTCAGCTGGAGTGGCCTTTCCTTGCTGGGCAGTATCGAGTGTGGGATTTTCCTTAAAACGTTCTGTGCTAGTCATCAGGGGTAGTGATTTTGCCAGCATATTTAGTTTTGGCATCGGACAGTTCTGTGTGGCAAATACCGATGCGAGGAGTGCACATTGCTTGGTGCGTATTTGCAGAGCTGTTGATCTGGTTATTTTTGCCAGGTTACTTGCATCCTGTGGAAGGATTAAGATGCGCACTGCATTTCAGAGAGAACTTTGTATCTTCGCTAGTTTGCTTACGGAATCGCCAACTGCTTTATCTGTCAATTATGCTGATGAGAGGTCCAACAAATTGGCCTGTAGTTGTAGAAACAGGGAGGACAGTAACCCCTTCCAAATTCTATTGGCCTTTAGAGCTACGGTTTGCCTGTGTTGTTTATGATGTAAATGTGTTAATCTTCTGACATTTATTTTGTTGCTTTACGTAATTTGTTTTGCATAGGTACATGACCAAATTTAACATAATATATCTTTATATATGTTCTACAGATGCTGGAACTGAGGCAAATGATTGCATGCAAGTGTTTATTGGTATGGAATTGCCTTCCTCAGTCCTATCTAATCCGAAATATTTTGGCAGAGCAAGCATTAGTCTCTTTCCGAATTTTCTGTTGTGCAAATGTGCCCTAGCTTATATAGCATGGAATTGCAGATGGAAATTTGTAGCAATAACTACCATAGTGTATAGCCACTTAAGAGAAAGATACATCCTTGGAGTAGAGTTATAAGTAATAACAAAATCTTTTGGTGTACCAAAGTTGAGGTGAAAACATTACATAGTGTAAAGAAGAATCATGTAACATAATGCTAAATTGCGTGCCTTGCATGCTTAGTTACAAATTTTAATTAACTGTAAGCAAACAATTATACCTGTCAGCTCTGGAACTGAACTCAATGAACATATAATACAGTTATCTGTGTTCTTCAGTTTTTTTAATGTATTTTGCTGTTGGGATCACCGCAGCAAGAAATTCTGATGATGTGGGCTCAGAAGACAGCATTTCTATCGAGCCATTTGACCTAAATCATTTCTTTGGTGAAGATGGCAAGATATATGGCTACACAGATCTCAAGGTAGAAAACAAATTAGTAGATTTATCTTTCCGTAGATAATTTTAATGATGAAATAACAGGATCTACAATCCCCCTGCGCTCTTTTATTACTGTTTGTATCTTTGACAGGCTTGTTATTTGCAATATGGAATCCTTGTTTATGTCTGATATCTCAATTGGTGCAGATCAACGTGTGGATAAGTGCTATATCATTGCATGCGTATGCTGAGATTTCATTCAAGGAAACATCTGACGTGAGTACTTGTTTTTCTAAAATTTATTTTTACAAGTATTGGTTATTCTGTTGTGATATTATGAGACTATTTTACGTTCACGTGTCCTGAATCTTAACTTTGTCTGCACAGAACTACAGATAATCTCTACTTTTTTGTTACGCTCGTGATTACTGTTTGTTGCAATCTGTTTCTTATTTATATGCATGTAGTATGGTTAGTGGTAACCATTTGTTATAATATAAACATTAAGCATTTGGTTTTTATTGCTAAAATATGCTTCCTATCACAAATAGCATATTAGCATGATGTGGTTAATCATTTAAATGTTTATAGCTGACACCACCTCTTCGATAATTTCCACTTGCAAACATTgtgaaatatcatgtagatattttGGTGTTGCCACTTTTAATTGCGTGCATTTGCCATGCGTTTTTACATGAGTTTGCTAAAATAGAAATCTTGTTTTTTCATAGCACTCATCTTGTTTAACCATCAGCATGACAACTTTAATTTCTTACACTAATGATTCTGTATAGTGTATACTGTTATCCGACTTAATCTTGACTCTGGAACTTCACATTTATTTTGTCAGTAATGGTAACTAACTAACCATATCCTGATTTTCTCAAGCCATCAAATAACATATAATTGATTAATTTCTTTCAGGGAGGGAAAGGAATCACAGATCTAAAACCTGTCCTTCAGGTAAAGGTCTATTTGTGTAGAATGCCTTTCAATGGAAGAAACTTCCACATGCATGACTTTGTAATATTCATTTGCTCTTTTTGACAGAACATTTTTGGGGAAAACCTAGTAGAAAAGGATGAATTTCTGGAAACATTCTCAAAGGAATGTGACTATATAAGGTACCTTTATTTACAGATCCCAACAGCTGCATTTCTGTATTACTTCTGGAGTCAGGGTGGGACTTATTTTTTCATCTGTGCAGTGATGTTGTGAAGAATGGTACCCCTATTAAACATTATGCCTCGGACGAAGATGATTTGGCAGTTGAGGTAGGTATTCTTTTTGAACTGCCAGATGAGTGATTTGATTGATGACATTTTGTTGACTTGGTTCTTAAACTTAGCTCATAAATGAAGTTCTTTAAAGAGATGTTTACCTATCAAGATCTATTACTTAGTATATTAAGATGGAGTTTTGCATTGATGCTTCTGCAGAGTAAATGTTCATGTGATTGCGAGAATATTACTTCTCCAGTTTCAGAATTCTGTGTGGATATCTGGTTTAGATCTAAACTAGTTGCATTCAAACTGTTGCCATCCTCCTTTTGTTTTATTTGAGATATTAACATACTCATTTAGGGCTCCTTTTGTCCTGAGTTTGATCTGCTTTTTTGTTTCTAGATTGTTCGAGTTGAACTCCAAGGTGCTGCTGCATTTCTTTATTCCCGTCTGATATCACTTGTTCTGCTTCTGGTTGAAGGTAACTGAAAGGTTTAGAGTATAGTGGTCAAATCAGTTTGGAGCCTTCTTCTAACACCATTGCACTCTAGGTTCCACACCTATAGATATCACAGAACATGGATGGGAAATGCTCCTTGTAGTGAAGAAGGCAGCACTGGAGTCATCTGCTTCAAAATATCAGTTACTAGGCTTTGCAGCCTTCCATCATTTTTATCGTTACCCTGAGAGCACGCGCTTGCGTATAAGTCAGGTTGGACCCCTATTGCATCTTGAACTGTCTATTTCATGTGTCTGCACTATTTCTGTTATATATGTAGTCATTTTCTTTGAAGCAAGCTTATATATTCTGTTACATCAGATGTTTGACCTACTTCAACATAATTGCATAAGCTTATTTTTGGGAAGTAAAGTGGTTGTCCTGCTTTGGATGTTCTGCTGATATGTTACTTTTGCTTTCACAGATACTGGTCTTGCCACCTTATCAGGGTGAAGGCTACGGGCGTTGTCTTCTCGAGTCCATC encodes:
- the LOC127300777 gene encoding probable histone acetyltransferase type B catalytic subunit; its protein translation is MALKQKGSAAATAADANKRRRVGFAGIDAGTEANDCMQVFIARNSDDVGSEDSISIEPFDLNHFFGEDGKIYGYTDLKINVWISAISLHAYAEISFKETSDGGKGITDLKPVLQNIFGENLVEKDEFLETFSKECDYISDVVKNGTPIKHYASDEDDLAVEIVRVELQGAAAFLYSRLISLVLLLVEGSTPIDITEHGWEMLLVVKKAALESSASKYQLLGFAAFHHFYRYPESTRLRISQILVLPPYQGEGYGRCLLESINSIAESENIYDVTIEDPSDYLQYVRSSIDCLRLLTFEPIKPALGDMILSLEGTNLSKRTGSLTMAPPTDLAETVRLKLKINKKQFLRCWEILIYVHLDSEDRKCIDNFRACIYDRTKGELLGGASGTNGKRLVQMATSFDEESSFAVYWTKEGADSDDQTVEQQPEDLKTQEEQLNELVENQIDEIVEVAKNVRSRGKDKLTA